The following coding sequences lie in one Vibrio splendidus genomic window:
- a CDS encoding TetR/AcrR family transcriptional regulator: MAKTAKFDRQDVVDKATNLYWEKGFHATSMRNLQDVIDMRPGSIYATFGSKEGLFKETLARYTELGILNLNRFRSETDSPIKALENFVKRAVVESKQSSPNGMCMLAKTVAELTDEHAELLAEAKKSLKIMEGEFAKLIAESQDLGEISKEREPAQLARHVQVQIAGLRTYAKTCDDIELLNSMVEDVFKYHPF, from the coding sequence ATGGCCAAGACAGCGAAGTTCGATAGACAAGATGTAGTAGATAAAGCAACGAACCTGTATTGGGAAAAGGGCTTTCACGCCACTTCTATGCGCAATCTACAAGACGTGATTGATATGCGTCCGGGCAGCATCTACGCGACTTTTGGCAGCAAAGAAGGCCTATTTAAGGAAACTCTTGCTCGTTATACCGAGCTTGGCATTCTCAATCTGAACCGCTTCCGCAGTGAAACGGACTCGCCGATTAAAGCACTCGAAAATTTTGTAAAGCGCGCAGTCGTCGAATCTAAACAGAGCTCTCCTAACGGCATGTGCATGTTAGCTAAAACGGTTGCTGAACTGACTGACGAGCACGCAGAATTATTAGCAGAAGCGAAGAAATCATTAAAGATCATGGAAGGTGAATTCGCCAAGTTGATAGCTGAATCACAAGATCTAGGCGAGATAAGCAAAGAGCGAGAACCCGCTCAGCTTGCTCGTCATGTTCAAGTTCAAATCGCTGGCCTGCGTACCTATGCGAAAACATGCGACGACATCGAATTACTCAACTCGATGGTTGAGGACGTATTTAAGTACCACCCTTTTTAG
- a CDS encoding fructose-specific PTS transporter subunit EIIC, whose translation MDITNIIEPEIICLELQADSKQAVFEELVELLDRAGKLSSKSDFLDDIWKREAIGNTGFDDGIAIPHAKSKAVAKPAVAVGISRSGIDYGADGGELSDVFFMLASPDNNDGHHIEVLAQISTKLIEDDFVTKLKAMESVEEALELFLEANSDSFDSYASNYHEVYIEPLSPWAQSLNRLKEHLLYGTSHMIPFVVAGGVLLSLSVMMSGHGAVPESGVLADIAQMGIAGLTLFTAVLGGYIAYSMADKPGLAPGMIGSWVAVNQYNTGFLGAIVVGFFAGFVVNLLKKIKLPDSMISLSSIFIYPLVGTFVTCGAVMWVIGAPIAQVMLEMNQMLTGMAGSGKVVLGSILGAMTAFDMGGPINKVATLFAQTQVNTQPWLMGGVGIAICTPPLGMALATFLSPKKFKRDEREAGKAAGIMGMIGISEGAIPFAAADPARVLPAVVAGGIVGNVVGFMFHVVNHAPWGGWIVLPVVDGKIGYIVGTLAGALTTAAIVILLKKNVVEDESRSNQFAGGSVTEEGQADVLAITSCPSGVAHTFLAAKSLEKAAHHLGVRIKVETQGANGIGNRITQKDIEKARLVIFAHDVAIKEVERFANVKTLDVSTKEAMLNAQALIMTKVSK comes from the coding sequence ATGGATATCACTAACATTATCGAGCCAGAGATTATCTGCTTGGAATTACAGGCAGACTCGAAACAGGCGGTATTTGAAGAGCTTGTTGAACTGCTCGACCGTGCCGGTAAGCTCTCGAGTAAAAGTGATTTCCTTGATGATATCTGGAAGCGTGAAGCTATAGGTAATACTGGATTTGATGATGGTATTGCGATTCCACACGCGAAAAGTAAAGCCGTAGCTAAACCTGCTGTCGCCGTTGGTATCAGTCGTTCTGGAATCGATTATGGGGCCGACGGTGGTGAATTGTCTGATGTGTTCTTCATGCTCGCTTCACCCGATAACAATGATGGTCATCATATCGAGGTATTGGCTCAAATATCGACCAAACTGATTGAAGATGACTTTGTTACAAAATTAAAGGCGATGGAGTCGGTAGAGGAAGCTTTAGAGTTGTTTCTCGAAGCCAATTCTGACTCTTTCGACAGCTACGCCTCCAACTATCATGAAGTGTACATCGAGCCGCTCAGCCCTTGGGCTCAATCTCTCAATCGCCTTAAAGAACACTTGTTGTACGGCACTTCACACATGATTCCATTCGTGGTCGCGGGCGGTGTTCTATTGTCTTTATCTGTAATGATGTCTGGTCACGGTGCCGTTCCAGAGAGCGGCGTTCTGGCTGACATTGCACAAATGGGTATTGCGGGCTTAACGCTTTTTACCGCCGTGCTCGGCGGTTACATCGCGTATTCAATGGCAGACAAACCGGGTTTAGCACCAGGCATGATTGGTTCTTGGGTGGCGGTTAATCAATACAACACTGGTTTCCTTGGTGCGATTGTGGTCGGCTTTTTCGCAGGCTTTGTGGTTAATCTACTTAAGAAGATCAAGCTGCCAGACAGCATGATCTCGCTGAGCTCTATCTTCATTTATCCGCTTGTCGGCACTTTTGTTACCTGTGGGGCTGTGATGTGGGTGATTGGTGCCCCCATTGCGCAGGTGATGCTTGAGATGAATCAAATGCTGACTGGCATGGCTGGCTCAGGAAAAGTGGTGCTGGGTAGCATTCTAGGTGCAATGACCGCGTTTGATATGGGCGGCCCAATCAACAAAGTAGCCACGCTGTTTGCACAAACTCAGGTGAATACTCAGCCATGGTTAATGGGGGGCGTTGGCATTGCCATTTGTACACCCCCATTAGGTATGGCGCTGGCGACTTTCTTATCGCCGAAGAAGTTTAAACGAGACGAACGCGAAGCAGGTAAAGCGGCAGGTATTATGGGAATGATTGGCATCAGTGAAGGTGCAATCCCATTTGCAGCGGCCGATCCTGCGCGTGTTCTGCCTGCGGTTGTGGCTGGTGGCATTGTCGGTAACGTGGTTGGCTTTATGTTCCATGTAGTAAACCATGCTCCTTGGGGGGGCTGGATTGTTTTGCCTGTGGTTGATGGCAAGATTGGCTACATTGTTGGGACGTTAGCGGGTGCACTGACGACGGCTGCGATCGTGATACTGCTTAAAAAGAATGTGGTTGAAGATGAGTCTCGCTCTAATCAATTTGCGGGTGGTTCGGTCACGGAAGAAGGGCAAGCTGATGTACTTGCTATTACTTCTTGCCCGTCAGGTGTCGCGCACACTTTTCTGGCGGCTAAGTCTTTGGAAAAGGCAGCACATCATCTTGGGGTTCGGATAAAAGTCGAAACACAAGGTGCAAACGGGATAGGCAATCGCATTACACAAAAAGATATTGAAAAAGCTAGGCTAGTGATTTTTGCTCACGATGTGGCAATCAAAGAAGTCGAGCGCTTTGCGAACGTGAAAACCTTAGATGTTAGTACTAAGGAAGCGATGCTTAATGCGCAAGCGTTAATCATGACGAAAGTATCAAAGTAA
- a CDS encoding PTS fructose transporter subunit IIB, producing the protein MRIVAVTACPTGIAHTYMAADALIKTAPKFNVSIKVETQGAMGIENLLTDHDIVQADKILIVSDIDIEQPNRFDPAKTVLISMEEVLLSVEKVFIKHCRDLKPCRDTKPCRS; encoded by the coding sequence ATGAGAATTGTAGCGGTAACTGCGTGCCCTACAGGCATTGCCCATACCTACATGGCAGCGGATGCATTAATTAAAACTGCCCCTAAGTTCAACGTTTCAATCAAGGTTGAAACGCAAGGTGCTATGGGTATTGAAAACTTACTAACAGATCACGACATCGTGCAAGCTGATAAAATCCTGATCGTCTCCGATATCGACATTGAACAACCAAACCGATTTGATCCTGCGAAAACCGTGTTGATCTCAATGGAGGAAGTACTGTTAAGCGTCGAAAAGGTCTTTATCAAGCATTGTCGTGACCTAAAACCTTGTCGTGATACGAAGCCTTGTCGCAGCTAA
- a CDS encoding PTS sugar transporter subunit IIA, which translates to MNEYQITFFVDDPAANSHVAQPLTRLAKKFKSNIRIINITQNRTADLSKSVAMLQAGLLRGDLCQITAVGIDAELACFVLKDIIAEHYAMVGSQVNHEFSNDLIQRMPQICPPCEIKWHHAKAQTQLTKFECLKGLAHLVHPNDPDELILAFIKREERSSTCVSPGIALPHVMFESTQDLSIAVIVSDDPIDWASQIGQVHVAIALVLPTKPQREHIVAATNLTRNLLHDQVNERLQKTRSSVDLQALLMYISSRLI; encoded by the coding sequence ATGAACGAATATCAGATCACCTTCTTCGTAGACGACCCAGCGGCTAATTCTCACGTTGCGCAGCCTCTCACCCGTTTAGCGAAGAAGTTCAAAAGTAACATCCGTATTATCAACATCACTCAAAATCGAACGGCCGATCTATCCAAATCTGTCGCGATGTTACAAGCCGGTCTACTTCGTGGTGATTTATGTCAGATAACCGCTGTTGGTATCGATGCGGAACTGGCGTGCTTTGTTCTTAAAGACATAATCGCCGAGCATTACGCCATGGTTGGATCGCAAGTAAACCATGAGTTCTCTAACGATTTGATTCAGCGTATGCCGCAGATATGCCCACCTTGCGAGATCAAATGGCATCATGCCAAAGCACAAACCCAATTAACCAAATTCGAATGCTTAAAAGGACTCGCTCACTTAGTTCACCCAAACGATCCTGATGAGCTTATTCTGGCCTTTATTAAGCGAGAGGAACGCTCGTCTACGTGTGTATCCCCGGGAATCGCACTTCCACATGTAATGTTTGAATCGACTCAAGATCTCTCGATTGCGGTCATCGTCAGTGACGACCCGATTGATTGGGCGTCTCAAATTGGCCAAGTACACGTTGCCATTGCTCTTGTTCTGCCAACCAAACCACAGCGTGAGCACATTGTGGCGGCGACCAACCTAACTCGAAACCTGCTTCACGATCAGGTCAATGAACGTCTGCAAAAGACTCGAAGCAGTGTCGACCTGCAAGCCCTGTTGATGTATATCTCATCTCGTCTTATCTAA
- a CDS encoding sodium:solute symporter family transporter encodes MELNTLIVGIYFLFLIAIGWMFRTFTSTTSDYFRGGGNMLWWMVGATAFMTQFSAWTFTGAAGKAYADGMAVAVIFLANAFGYLMNYLYFAPKFRQLRVVTPIDAIRMRFGSFNEQVFTWSGMPNSIVSAGIWLNGLAIIASGIFGFDMTTTIVLTGLVVLVMSVTGGSWAVIASDFMQMVIIMAVTVTCAAVAIVQGGGVTEIINDFPVAEGASFVSGNNLNYVSIFGIWAFFIFFKQFSITNNMLNSYRYLAAKDSKNAKKAALLACILMTIGPIIWFMPPWFVAGQGVDLAAHYPDAGSKAGDFAYLYFVEQYMPAGMVGLLIAAMFAATMSSMDSGLNRNSGIFVINFYQPILRPNATEKELMVVSKLMSSVFGVAIILIALFINSLKGLSLFDTMMYVGALIGFPMTIPAFCGFFIKKTPDWAGWGTLVVGAIVSYIVGFVITAEMLQNWFNLEPLTGREWSDLKVAVGLIAHLTFTGGFFILSTLFYKPLEASRQKDVDTFFTNLATPLVSESTAQKKLDNKQRHMLGSLIAVSGVAVMAMFALPNPFWGRMMFVLCGGIVFIVGLLLVKAVDDSVEDAKQAKKTA; translated from the coding sequence ATGGAACTCAATACTCTGATCGTAGGAATTTATTTCCTTTTCCTTATCGCAATAGGTTGGATGTTTAGAACGTTCACCAGTACAACCAGTGACTATTTCCGCGGGGGCGGTAACATGCTTTGGTGGATGGTTGGCGCAACTGCGTTTATGACTCAGTTCAGTGCTTGGACTTTCACCGGTGCAGCAGGTAAAGCGTATGCTGATGGTATGGCTGTCGCGGTTATCTTCCTAGCAAACGCATTTGGTTACTTGATGAACTACCTGTACTTTGCTCCGAAATTCCGTCAACTGCGTGTAGTAACGCCAATTGACGCGATACGCATGCGCTTTGGTAGCTTCAACGAGCAAGTGTTTACTTGGTCTGGCATGCCGAACAGTATTGTATCTGCAGGTATCTGGCTAAATGGCTTGGCGATCATCGCATCGGGCATCTTTGGCTTCGATATGACGACAACCATCGTTCTAACCGGTCTTGTTGTACTGGTGATGTCGGTTACTGGCGGTTCATGGGCGGTTATTGCGTCTGACTTCATGCAGATGGTTATCATCATGGCGGTAACAGTAACGTGTGCTGCGGTAGCTATTGTGCAAGGTGGCGGTGTCACTGAGATCATCAACGACTTCCCTGTAGCAGAAGGCGCATCATTCGTTTCTGGTAATAATCTGAACTACGTAAGCATCTTCGGAATCTGGGCATTCTTCATCTTCTTCAAGCAGTTCAGTATCACCAACAATATGTTGAACTCTTACCGTTATCTAGCGGCAAAAGACTCTAAGAACGCGAAGAAAGCGGCGCTGTTGGCGTGTATTCTGATGACAATTGGTCCAATCATTTGGTTCATGCCACCTTGGTTTGTAGCAGGACAAGGCGTTGACCTTGCAGCACATTACCCAGATGCAGGTTCTAAAGCAGGCGACTTCGCTTACCTTTACTTCGTAGAGCAATACATGCCAGCGGGTATGGTGGGTCTTCTTATCGCAGCGATGTTCGCAGCAACCATGTCTTCTATGGACTCAGGCTTAAACCGTAACTCAGGTATCTTTGTTATCAACTTCTACCAACCGATTCTTCGTCCAAACGCGACAGAGAAAGAGTTGATGGTTGTGTCTAAGTTGATGTCTTCGGTCTTCGGCGTCGCCATCATCCTTATCGCACTGTTTATCAACTCGCTGAAAGGATTGAGTTTGTTCGATACTATGATGTACGTAGGTGCCTTGATTGGTTTCCCTATGACCATTCCAGCATTTTGTGGCTTCTTCATTAAGAAGACTCCAGACTGGGCAGGTTGGGGTACGCTAGTCGTTGGCGCGATTGTGTCTTACATCGTTGGTTTCGTTATTACCGCTGAAATGCTACAAAACTGGTTCAACCTTGAGCCGCTAACAGGCCGTGAATGGTCTGATTTGAAAGTAGCGGTAGGTCTGATTGCTCACTTAACGTTTACTGGCGGCTTCTTCATTCTGTCGACTTTGTTCTACAAACCACTAGAAGCGTCTCGTCAGAAAGATGTTGATACCTTCTTCACTAACCTTGCGACACCTTTGGTTTCTGAATCAACAGCACAGAAGAAACTGGATAACAAACAACGTCACATGCTGGGTTCATTGATCGCAGTGTCTGGTGTAGCTGTGATGGCGATGTTTGCTCTACCAAACCCATTCTGGGGAAGAATGATGTTCGTACTGTGTGGTGGTATCGTGTTTATCGTTGGTCTACTGTTAGTGAAAGCTGTAGACGACTCGGTTGAGGATGCGAAACAAGCGAAAAAAACAGCTTAA
- a CDS encoding helix-turn-helix transcriptional regulator translates to MIFHDLISSVLNEREPFHNIWFAGDFHTPSAFSYQVNFPRLELVLDGEYINEMESHDRKITNVIAKAGDAIFIPPNCWNKPNWDTDCSVLSMLFGRRQLGLSLVSKRKGEESFYDIQKHSIQTRSGFAIDNILEALSSLARESNKQPMDELLLQALLQYSKSMLDAPVEKSHSRVQDVYQGICIYIQENFHRQITRDSIASRFSISSNHLSRMFRQQGHMTLAEYITRVRVDRAKFMLKKYNFKLNEVAVRCGFKDVNYFCRVFKNRTGRTPTQYRGSI, encoded by the coding sequence ATGATATTTCATGACTTAATCTCCTCGGTGCTAAATGAGAGAGAACCGTTTCATAACATCTGGTTTGCTGGAGATTTTCATACTCCTTCAGCTTTTAGTTATCAGGTGAACTTTCCGCGTTTAGAGTTGGTTCTAGACGGAGAGTATATTAATGAAATGGAAAGTCATGATCGCAAAATCACTAACGTTATTGCCAAAGCCGGAGATGCGATTTTCATTCCGCCTAACTGCTGGAATAAGCCTAATTGGGATACCGATTGTTCTGTGTTGAGCATGTTGTTTGGGCGTCGTCAGCTTGGTTTAAGTTTGGTGAGTAAGCGCAAAGGGGAAGAGAGTTTCTATGATATTCAAAAGCACAGTATTCAGACTCGATCTGGGTTTGCGATTGATAACATTCTAGAGGCGCTTAGCTCACTAGCAAGAGAGAGCAACAAGCAGCCTATGGATGAGTTATTGCTACAGGCTCTTCTTCAATACAGTAAGTCGATGTTGGATGCGCCGGTCGAGAAGTCTCACAGCCGAGTGCAGGATGTGTATCAGGGGATTTGTATCTACATTCAAGAGAACTTCCATCGCCAAATAACCCGAGACAGCATTGCCTCACGCTTTAGTATTTCATCCAATCACTTGTCACGAATGTTCCGCCAGCAGGGCCATATGACGCTGGCAGAATACATCACACGCGTGCGAGTCGACCGTGCCAAGTTCATGCTCAAAAAGTACAACTTCAAGCTCAATGAAGTGGCGGTGCGTTGTGGCTTCAAGGACGTGAATTACTTTTGTCGAGTGTTCAAAAACCGAACAGGAAGAACACCGACACAATATCGTGGGTCAATCTGA
- a CDS encoding PTS fructose transporter subunit IIABC: protein MITTLINQDLIKLSLSANSKEDVFKELIDVLYAQGRISDKTQFLADIKAREAQGNTGFEEGIALPHAKSSAVIKPAVVIGVHKQGIDYGADDGQPSKLFFMIASPDGGDNHHIEVLAELSSKLIEEGFIKSFMNADSEQAALELLLTKPEPSTTETNVEKQGFIIGVTGCPAGVAHTYLAAEALEKGAAALGYDIKVETNGSIGVKNSPTQEEIERADAIVVACDKQVDMARFAGKRVISTNVKAPIKDAQGLIKQALNAPSYQADQAPTNQSVVEKASQARSDLYRYLMNGVSHMIPFVVTGGLLIALALAIGGEPSESGMAIPAGSMWNQILEVGVVAFTLMIPILAGYIAYAIADRPALTPGLIGGWIANNGSFYGADAGTGFIGAIIAGLLVGYFVKWITSFNYHKFVQPLVPIMIAPITGSLFIAGLFIFVIGAPIAGLMDALTALLTSMSTGNVVLLGIVLGGMAGFDMGGPFNKVAFLFSVGMIASGQTQFMGAMACAIPVAPLGMAIATRLGRKFDLFESSEIEAGKAAGAMGLVGISEGAIPFAAQDPMSVIPANVLGSMTAAVMAFSFGITNSVAHGGPVVALLGAMNYPLLALLCMASGAGVTAVTCITLKNLRKAKLTTAAA from the coding sequence ATGATCACGACATTGATCAATCAAGATTTGATTAAGCTTTCGCTTAGCGCTAATTCAAAAGAAGACGTATTTAAAGAGCTAATAGATGTGCTTTATGCACAGGGTCGAATTTCAGATAAAACACAATTTCTTGCCGATATTAAGGCGCGTGAAGCACAAGGTAATACTGGCTTTGAAGAAGGTATCGCCCTTCCACACGCGAAAAGTAGCGCGGTAATCAAACCCGCGGTTGTGATCGGCGTCCACAAGCAGGGCATCGACTACGGCGCAGATGACGGTCAGCCATCCAAACTCTTTTTTATGATTGCCTCTCCAGATGGCGGCGATAACCATCACATCGAAGTTCTAGCAGAGCTTTCTTCAAAACTGATTGAAGAAGGCTTTATCAAAAGCTTCATGAATGCCGACTCAGAACAAGCGGCGTTGGAACTACTGCTTACTAAACCTGAACCATCAACAACCGAAACCAACGTTGAGAAGCAAGGCTTCATCATTGGTGTTACAGGTTGCCCTGCAGGCGTTGCACACACTTATTTGGCAGCAGAAGCACTAGAGAAAGGCGCGGCGGCACTTGGTTACGACATCAAGGTCGAAACCAACGGTTCTATTGGTGTTAAAAACAGCCCAACTCAAGAAGAGATCGAACGTGCTGACGCGATTGTCGTGGCTTGTGACAAGCAGGTCGACATGGCGCGCTTTGCGGGAAAACGCGTCATCAGCACCAACGTAAAAGCACCAATCAAAGACGCACAAGGTTTAATTAAGCAAGCGCTCAACGCACCAAGTTATCAAGCAGACCAAGCGCCGACCAACCAATCTGTTGTAGAAAAAGCCTCACAAGCGCGTTCAGACCTTTACCGTTACTTGATGAATGGCGTATCACACATGATCCCATTCGTAGTAACTGGCGGCCTATTGATCGCACTTGCACTGGCCATTGGCGGCGAGCCAAGTGAATCCGGCATGGCGATTCCTGCGGGCAGCATGTGGAACCAAATTCTAGAAGTGGGCGTAGTTGCCTTCACCCTGATGATCCCAATCTTGGCTGGCTACATTGCTTACGCGATTGCTGACCGCCCTGCCCTAACCCCTGGCTTGATTGGCGGTTGGATTGCGAACAACGGTTCTTTCTACGGCGCTGACGCAGGTACAGGCTTCATTGGCGCAATCATCGCAGGCTTATTAGTCGGTTACTTCGTTAAATGGATTACCTCATTTAACTACCACAAATTCGTTCAGCCGCTTGTGCCTATCATGATCGCTCCGATCACTGGCTCTCTGTTCATCGCGGGTCTGTTCATCTTTGTGATTGGTGCACCTATCGCTGGGCTGATGGATGCACTGACTGCGCTGCTAACGAGCATGAGTACAGGCAACGTGGTTCTGCTAGGTATTGTCCTTGGTGGTATGGCTGGTTTCGATATGGGCGGTCCATTCAACAAGGTGGCGTTCCTATTCTCGGTCGGCATGATTGCGAGCGGTCAAACTCAATTCATGGGTGCAATGGCGTGTGCAATTCCTGTTGCTCCACTGGGTATGGCTATCGCAACCAGACTTGGCCGTAAGTTCGACCTATTCGAATCTTCTGAAATTGAAGCGGGTAAGGCAGCAGGTGCGATGGGCTTGGTGGGCATCTCTGAAGGTGCGATTCCTTTCGCAGCTCAAGACCCGATGTCGGTTATCCCTGCCAATGTACTTGGCTCAATGACGGCAGCGGTTATGGCGTTCTCGTTTGGTATCACCAACAGCGTTGCCCACGGTGGTCCCGTTGTGGCTCTGTTAGGTGCTATGAACTACCCACTGCTGGCACTTCTGTGCATGGCATCAGGTGCGGGTGTGACTGCGGTGACTTGTATCACGCTTAAAAATCTACGCAAAGCCAAGCTAACGACAGCAGCGGCTTAA
- the manA gene encoding mannose-6-phosphate isomerase, class I, which produces MSDFSLANDSFVQRFFYPMTNVIQNYAWGSSSSFSQLFGIDNQSGEPQAEIWMGAHPNGCSMVNNNGQQTTLSSLISQNLNLFLSEKVASRFGELPYLFKVLAAEKALSVQVHPNKQQAESGYALEEQQGIPMTAGNRNYKDANHKPELVYALTDYTAMNGFRSIDEILEHFHYLDIPELHSMINDLAGDQTPNGLACFFASLLSLEDEQKEMALTMLLMKAKLSDTPVFQLISELEQQYPGDVGLFAPLLLNVITLKPGQAMYLDAETPHAYIKGTGLEIMANSDNVLRAGLTPKYMDINELVSCTQFNEKPADRLLLNPVEQGDVMEYQIPVEDFKFSIVQNSHKREITTEGAEILLPLDESMVLTHQCGETCVIEKGQSVFIPAYAESYKLDCVGRVARAYS; this is translated from the coding sequence ATGTCTGATTTTTCTTTAGCGAACGACTCGTTCGTACAACGCTTTTTCTACCCTATGACCAACGTGATTCAGAACTACGCATGGGGTAGCTCTTCTTCGTTTAGCCAACTGTTTGGTATTGATAACCAATCTGGTGAGCCGCAAGCGGAGATCTGGATGGGCGCTCACCCCAATGGTTGTTCTATGGTGAACAATAACGGGCAGCAAACCACCCTATCGAGCTTGATCTCTCAGAACCTAAACCTGTTTCTAAGTGAGAAAGTGGCGAGTCGTTTTGGTGAGCTGCCGTATCTGTTTAAGGTATTAGCAGCAGAGAAAGCGCTCTCAGTTCAAGTACACCCGAATAAGCAACAAGCGGAATCTGGGTATGCACTCGAAGAGCAGCAAGGCATTCCAATGACGGCGGGCAACCGTAACTACAAAGATGCCAATCACAAGCCAGAACTGGTGTATGCCCTAACCGACTACACGGCGATGAATGGTTTTAGGTCGATCGACGAGATCCTTGAACATTTCCACTACCTCGATATTCCAGAGCTGCATTCGATGATCAACGATTTAGCGGGCGATCAAACACCGAATGGATTAGCGTGCTTTTTCGCAAGCCTGTTATCTTTGGAAGACGAACAAAAAGAAATGGCACTCACTATGTTGTTGATGAAGGCGAAGCTTTCAGATACACCTGTGTTCCAGTTGATTTCAGAGTTGGAACAACAGTATCCGGGTGATGTCGGTTTGTTTGCCCCGCTGCTATTGAATGTGATCACCCTAAAGCCAGGGCAAGCCATGTATTTGGATGCCGAAACGCCCCACGCTTACATCAAAGGGACTGGATTAGAGATCATGGCGAATTCCGATAATGTGCTTCGTGCCGGGTTGACACCTAAGTACATGGATATCAATGAACTAGTCTCTTGTACTCAATTCAATGAAAAGCCTGCGGATAGGTTACTGCTAAACCCAGTTGAGCAAGGTGATGTAATGGAATACCAAATTCCCGTCGAGGATTTTAAGTTCTCTATCGTCCAGAATTCTCATAAGAGAGAGATCACTACTGAGGGCGCAGAGATCTTGCTGCCGCTCGATGAATCCATGGTGCTCACCCATCAATGCGGTGAAACCTGTGTGATAGAGAAAGGCCAATCGGTTTTCATTCCCGCTTATGCTGAGAGTTACAAACTGGATTGTGTTGGGCGTGTTGCACGCGCTTACAGTTAG
- a CDS encoding PTS sugar transporter subunit IIA: MITQLTNVNLINNNLQANNKKELFEELAGMLFESNRISNKEAFLADIEIRESQSITSMDGIAYPHSKSKAVTEPAIAVGVKREGIEYGDEDGINPTVFFMIASPDNGADHHIYVLQELFGKFSDEFIQDIHNAKDEQQILNILINS, encoded by the coding sequence ATGATCACACAGCTAACTAACGTCAACTTAATTAATAACAACCTTCAAGCGAATAATAAAAAAGAACTGTTTGAAGAATTGGCAGGAATGTTATTTGAAAGCAACCGAATCAGTAATAAAGAAGCCTTCTTGGCAGACATCGAAATTCGTGAATCTCAGAGCATTACCTCGATGGACGGCATCGCTTACCCACACTCAAAAAGCAAGGCTGTCACTGAGCCGGCAATCGCTGTCGGTGTAAAGCGTGAAGGCATTGAGTATGGCGATGAAGACGGCATCAACCCAACCGTGTTTTTTATGATTGCCTCACCCGACAACGGTGCTGACCATCATATTTATGTACTACAAGAACTGTTTGGAAAATTCAGTGATGAATTTATTCAAGATATCCATAACGCAAAAGACGAACAACAAATCCTTAATATTTTAATTAATTCATAA